One Rubripirellula tenax DNA window includes the following coding sequences:
- a CDS encoding EF-Tu C-terminal domain-related protein translates to MDAHAEAELYSLPESDGGRRSPFSSGYRPCFRFDDVDNGVTITLLDRSSMDGGDTGLVSLSFHAPLLQAGRLFVGAQFGIAEGARIVARGTITVIHDSSMLVGSSSPPA, encoded by the coding sequence ATGGATGCACACGCAGAGGCCGAACTCTACAGCCTGCCCGAATCCGATGGCGGTCGTCGCTCGCCGTTCTCCTCTGGCTACCGGCCTTGCTTCCGCTTCGATGACGTTGACAATGGCGTCACCATTACGCTGCTTGACCGTTCCTCAATGGATGGCGGTGACACGGGGCTTGTTTCGCTATCATTCCATGCTCCGCTGCTTCAAGCTGGTCGCCTATTTGTTGGCGCGCAGTTTGGGATCGCCGAAGGCGCGCGGATCGTCGCACGTGGTACGATCACCGTAATTCACGACTCCTCGATGTTGGTTGGTTCGTCCTCGCCCCCAGCCTGA